One region of Populus trichocarpa isolate Nisqually-1 chromosome 4, P.trichocarpa_v4.1, whole genome shotgun sequence genomic DNA includes:
- the LOC112327283 gene encoding phenolic glucoside malonyltransferase 1 yields MAPQDSVKILELCQVAPAYNSPESITDFSLPLTFLDIAWFKFPPAQQIIFYELTESSPTFFNLVILPRLKKSLSQTLFHFLPIAGHLVWPENSPKPILLYTPNDAISLTIAESNADLSHLSGNETRQAIESFPYIPELPTSDAKASVIALQITVFPNKGFSISIVCHHGILDGKSATTFIKAWAYICKHLEYDQQPSLPSELTPFLDRGVIKDAYGLEVIFLNQWLALTRPDTKSDSRSLKLVSNMAVSPDVVRATFQLTREDIEILRETMEKVHQEELNPTKQMDYMSTFVLTCAYTVVCMVKARGGDSNRKIYFIFSADCRGRLDPPIPQNYIGNCISSQHIVIKAGVSMEECGVAMIAQRISGMIKGLEKGLFQGAKERLLELASIEPGAEIIGVTGSTRFEDYSWDFGWGRPNKVEFTGNARGGVISLARSREGNGGVEIGLALKRHEMENFVSFFVNNLKNFRQISK; encoded by the coding sequence ATGGCTCCCCAAGATTCTGTGAAAATACTAGAGCTCTGCCAAGTTGCCCCAGCCTACAACTCACCCGAGTCAATCACCgacttctctctccctctcaccTTCCTAGACATTGCTTGGTTCAAATTTCCTCCAGctcaacaaattatattttatgagcTCACCGAGTCAAGTCCAACCTTCTTCAATCTAGTAATCCTCCCCAGGCTCAAAAAATCACTCTCCCAAACACTATTCCACTTTCTCCCAATTGCTGGCCATCTAGTGTGGCCAGAAAACTCCCCAAAACCCATCCTCTTATACACTCCAAATGATGCAATTTCACTCACCATAGCCGAGTCAAATGCAGACCTGAGTCATCTCTCAGGGAATGAAACTCGGCAAGCCATCGAATCGTTTCCATATATCCCTGAGCTGCCTACATCTGACGCTAAGGCTTCAGTGATCGCTTTGCAAATAACAGTGTTTCCTAACAAAGGGTTTTCTATTAGCATCGTTTGTCATCATGGAATTCTTGATGGGAAATCTGCTACAACTTTCATCAAGGCATGGGCCTATATATGCAAACACCTAGAATATGATCAACAACCTTCGTTACCTAGTGAGCTAACCCCTTTTTTGGACAGGGGAGTTATCAAGGATGCATATGGACTTGAAGTGATCTTCTTGAACCAATGGTTAGCACTGACCAGGCCGGATACAAAGTCCGACTCTCGAAGCTTGAAGTTGGTGTCAAACATGGCAGTGTCACCTGACGTAGTTCGAGCCACATTTCAGTTGACTCGTGAAGACATAGAGATCTTAAGGGAAACAATGGAAAAGGTCCATCAAGAAGAGCTAAACCCAACAAAACAAATGGACTACATGTCAACTTTTGTACTTACATGTGCTTATACAGTAGTTTGCATGGTGAAAGCCAGAGGAGGGGATAGTAATAGAAAGATTTACTTTATATTCTCAGCAGATTGTAGGGGCAGATTAGACCCTCCGATTCCACAAAATTATATTGGTAACTGTATTAGCAGCCAACACATTGTTATCAAGGCAGGAGTTTCCATGGAGGAATGTGGGGTTGCAATGATAGCACAGAGGATTAGTGGCATGATAAAAGGGCTAGAGAAGGGACTTTTTCAAGGAGCTAAGGAGAGACTACTTGAACTGGCTTCTATAGAACCGGGTGCAGAAATCATTGGGGTTACTGGATCCACCCGATTTGAGGATTACAGCTGGGATTTTGGATGGGGAAGACCCAACAAAGTGGAGTTTACAGGAAATGCTAGGGGAGGAGTAATTTCTTTGGCAAGGAGTAGAGAGGGAAATGGTGGTGTTGAGATTGGTTTGGCTTTGAAGAGGCATGAAATGGAAAATTTTGTTTCGTTCTTTGTTAACAACCTAAAGAATTTTAGGCAAATCTCAAAATAG